One Lepus europaeus isolate LE1 chromosome 4, mLepTim1.pri, whole genome shotgun sequence genomic window, CAGGTGGTGGACTTCTACCAGCCCACGTGCATTGTGCTGCAGGTAATACTGCCAGGCCTCCTCAGGAGGGCTGGCCTGGGCTTGAGGAAAGAGAGCAGGGAAGAGGCGTGTCcccggtgggtggcaggaggggaGTGCAGGATACCGTGATGCTCTGGCCGGTGATCTGACGGCAGCTGCCCGGGGTTTTGCTTTTTGCAGTGTGGAGCTGACTCCCTGGGCTGTGATCGACTGGGCTGCTTCAACCTGAGCATCCGAGGACATGGGTGAGACttgccttccttcccctcccccaggttTTCAAGTGGCTTTGGGGTCACATGGAGTGGAAGTGGTTGGGGAACGAGCCTAACCACTTCTTGGGAATGAAAAATAGCTACATTTAAACTAGAAATATCACACTAAACAGGGTTCCTTTGATGGTCATTCATTCACAAGAGGTTTTCATTAAGCACCTGTTATGTTCAAGGCATTATACCATTGATGGGAATGGAATGAGGAAATGCCCATGGAGTCTATAGAATAGCAtaggaaacacacacaaaaaagaaacacaaatataatTACTAGATTATTATAAATCCCATGAAGGATGGATTTACCATGTGACATAGGGTAACAGTGGGAAACCTATGACTTCAGATAGCATGATTTGGAAAGGGTTTTCTGAAGGGGTGAAATTTGAGCTGAGACCTGGAGGCCAAGAAAGCCCAAGTTATAGTtatcagagaagcagagagaagcctGTCCTGGCAGTGAGAGGGCCCACGGAAGGTTCGGAGGCAGGGAAAAGCTCAGGTAGCGGAGGGGAAGAAGTAAAAGCAGTGAGGCCCAGGAAGTGGGCTGTGGTGACATTGTGTGGTGCTTTTGGACCTTGGAAAGGAGTTTGAATTATACTCCAAAGATGAAGGATTTCATGCAGGGAAGTAATGTGACCTAACTTGTGTTTTCAAGTGACTGCTTAGTGGAGAAAGGtgtagggtgggagtggggacagCAGTGGTGGTGGGAAGACCACTTAGGAAGCCACTGGCATTGGCTAGGCAGGGTAGATGGTATTTGGACTAAGGTTGAGGAGGTGACTGTGAGAAGAAGCAAGTGACGTGAGTTtcgttttaaaagtttattagagagagagacacctcccatgtctggttcactccccagatgcccacaatggtcagggtgaggccagactgaaactgggagctgggaactcaatccaagtctcccctgtgggtgtcaggggcccaagtacttgagtcatcacttgctgccttccaggctctgccttggcaggaagctgtaaccAGGAGCCGGAGCTAGAAACTGAATCCAGGCATtcccgtgtgggatgcaggcatcttaactgctgggccaaacacttgCCTCTTGAGTTTTGTTGTGAACTTGCTGGTGCACTGAGGAGACTAATTGATTAACAGGTGGTTTGCCAGAGAGGGTGTTGAACAGGACAAAGGTGGAggtctactttatttttaaatttttatgtaaaaaaaatacagatcttGAGGATGTAACTTGGGGAGTTGCACTCCCCAGATCATGATATGGAGCAGTGCACACACCTTGTGCCTCTTTGCAGACAGACAGGACCTAGAGGAGTATGCTTTGGCTCTTGGTAACTTCCTCCACCCGTTTCTCTGGTTATTTTGACAGAGAATGTGTTGAGTATGTCAAGAGCTTCAATATCCCTCTACTGGTGCTGGGTGGCGGCGGCTATACTGTCCGAAACGTTGCCCGCTGCTGGTGAGTGCCCTTCCTGATTTCCTTTGTCCCCCATAGTCTGTCGTAAGCTAGGAGGGCCCTTCAACCTACTGGTCAGTCTAGCCTGCTCTGCTGCTTGGTTTCAGGACATATGAGACATCGCTGCTGGTTGAAGAGGCCATTAGTGAGGAGCTCCCCTACAGTGGTAAGGCCTACCCCTGGACACTTCCCCTGAAGGCCGTcctccccagaccccaggcctAGTGTGAGGGCAAATGGGCGAGTTCCTATGCTCAAAGCTCTGAAGACTAAACCCCTGAGCTTAGAGGAGGGAAGGCACTGGGCAGCTGTTTTGTAAGGGGTCTGAGCGGGAAGGCAAGCGATGGGAACGCTTGGGACCTGCCTGTCAGGTACAAGCCCTACTTCTAATTCCTTCTCCCCAAGAATACTTCGAGTACTTTGCCCCGGACTTCACGCTGCATCCAGATGTCAGCACCCGCATCGAGAATCAGAACTCACGCCAGGTCAGCAGCTCCAAGAGGCTGAGCACAAGGGTGGGAAAGCCTGGCAGAGATGGGGCTGTGAGCTAGGAGGCAGCCAAGTTACAGCCGAGGCAGTGAGGGTTACAGGGAGGGCACTTACTGGCTGGGGGCCCTGAACTAGAAGAACCCTGGAGATTAAAAACCAGCTGGAAGGGTGAGTGTGTCCCGGGAATCACAGGGAGCTGCTCACCATCTGCTCCTGGCCTCCACCCAGTATCTGGACCAGATCCGCCAGACAATCTTTGAAAACCTGAAGATGCTGAACCACGCGCCCAGCGTGCAGATTCATGACGTGCCTGCAGACCTCCTGACCTACGACAGGACGGACGAGGCTGACGCGGAGGAGAGGGGTCCTGAGGAGAACTACAGCAGGTCTGGGGGTGGCACTTGAGAGCAAGGGGTGCCGGCAAGGGGGAGGCTTGAGTGGGCAGAAGTGAATGCAAGATACCTGGCAGGGGAGATACCGTGATCACAAAAGTGTGTGCAAGGCTTTGGCTTCATTGTCCCTGGCTTGCTTCCTGCAGTCTGCTGCAGCTCCCctactctttcttttctcctgtttttAATGACAAGATTTCACATCTTTTAAACAGCACTAAAATGTCAAGTTCTCACACACTCCAAACCCATTGCACAGAACTAACcactgtttaattttaaaaaaattaaaaatttatttgaaaatgagagttacagagagagagagagagagagagaagacatatCAACCTTacgtctgttagttcactccccagatagctgcaagggcccgtgctgggccaggctgaagccaggagccaggagcttcctccaagtctcccacatgggtggcaggagctcaagcacttggactaccttctgctgctttcccaggcgcatttgcagggagctggatcagaagtggagtagccaggacatgaaccggcgcctatatgggatgtcagcactgcagccagGAACCACTGTTAATAGTCCGATTTCTATTTTTTCAGATGGgcttttttctttagatttcagTTTTCAGTTTCAAGCCTGCTGttctgcatgcatgtgtgtagtCAGTCATGGGATTGGTTGTCTGTGAGGTTTTTTCGATTTTTGTTAATCCAAGTGAGTCATTCTGTACATGATGTTCAAGAAGTTacttctgactttttaaaatcaagacagtacatcctttttttttttttttttttttttttttgggtacaATATATCACTCTGTGTCAGAATGTGAAGTATTCTGACAGCATTTTATCacctgtgtaatattccattgtgtggatgtGGCGTAATTTAACCAGTTATCACTGATGGACATTTACATTCTTTCCCATTTTTTAGGTAATGGAGACTGTGGGATTCAACCCTTTATATATGCATCTTTGCAGTCTTTTTTGAGTGAGTAAGATAGATTGCTAGAATTGTGGCTGTTAGGTTACTGTGTGCaattaaattttttgtatttgcAGCCAGACTGCCTTCCAAAAATTCTGTAGcagtttacattcttttttttttttttaaagatttattttatttatttgaaagagttacagagagaggtagagccagagagaaagagaggtcttcattctgctggttcagtccccaagtgaccgcaacggccggaactgagctgatcctaagccaggagccaggagcttcttccgagtctcccatgtgggtgcaggggcccaagggcttgggccaccttctcctgctttcccaggccatagcagagagctggatgggaagacgcagcttggacttgaaccggtgcccatatgggatgccagcattgtaggctggggctttaacccactgcaccacagtgccagccccagtttacattctcactcAGTCCTTCCAGGTTCTCGAGCAAGACAAACACTGCCCACATTGTGCTTTCTGAGGCCCTCTGATTTCTTCCCTATCCTGGTTTTTTCAGGTGTGATTATTGTATTGTGGttgtatttcttcaaaaaaaaaaaaaagtctctttctAAGATACATACTAAAACATTAGTAGATGGAATGGATTAGAGAGGGGAGAAAAggtgagtctttttttaaatcctaAAACAAAGCTTTTCTGAAGCCTGAGAAAGAAGAGTGGAACCCGGAAGTGCAGAGACGGCTGTGCTTGCCTGACTGAGGGTAACCAGCCCTGCACAGAAGAGCTGCTCCCTCACAGCGGGGGGCCGGGCTGGCTCTGCAGAAGGCTGGTGTGCTTCTCAGCTCCTTCCAGAATCTGCGTCCCCTAGAAATCAggcctcccagcctctcctgcaGACCTGGACTTTACAGCTCCCCCCTGCATACACCAtaaaccctcctcctcctctctcctggggAGGCCTTGCCTGACACAGGGCCTTGTTAACCATCATCTCTCTGTTTCCTCAGCTCTCTAAGGGTTGACTTTGGAAATTGATTTTCATTGTCTGATTGGTTTGGtaaaacctatttttaaattcttgttaTCCGAGTGTGGCTTTTTCATCAGTTTGGCTGGCATCTGGGCCTCCTGTCTGTATTATACCAGCCCCTTTCAACAGCCAGCAGAAGCCTCAGGCCTCTTCCTGTTCCTAAGCCTTACCTCACTGTCAGACCACCCACTGAGTTCCTGTCCTGCTTTGATGCCTATAGCTCCAGCTTGCATATGACTTAGAGTAGAGATAATGAGTTACCAGTGTGTGGGTTTGCTAAGCACCAGACTCAATACTGAGTGCTTGGTATTGCAACCGTCAGGTCATCGTTCTGTTCTAAGGAGTGGCTCTTACCCTCAGATTAACAGGAGGAACCTGCggcccagggagctggagtcagcctCCTACAGGCATTCAGCTGTTCAGGATCAGGGCTGAGCTTCCAACCTGAGTCTCTCACTCCACCCCTTAAGCCTGGTGCACTTACAGGTGACCGAGACCTGGCTCCTAGGTGGAGGGGGCCTCTCCTGGCTTCGTGCCTCAGCTTTTCAGTGATACTTCTCAGTTCTCCCTCTTCTACAGTAGATTGTTCGAAAAGCAAGCAGCCAGTGTTTTTGGTCAGCTCTATCATCACTGCAACCAAAATACCTGGGAGAGCTTGTTAGGAGGGAAGGTGGTTTGTTTCAGCTTAGCATTTTGGGGGCCCACAGGCCCAAATCGGGCTGTCCCATTGCTTCAGACATCTGGTGCAGCTAGAGGACACAGACGAACAGTTATACCCTGAGCCAGGTAGCAGAGGGACACGGGGAGCGCGCTCTGCTTATGAAATGAGCCCTCTCGCGGGAACTACTTTCTGAGGGCAAAGCCCCAGTGACCGAAGGCTTCTCCCCGGGCCCACCTGCCAGATTCCATAATTAGATCAAATATGCGCCCCAATCTATTACCTCTTACAAGAAGAGTTTGCCTTGAAGCGTCTGGGTGAGTTGAGGGAGCTAAATCCTGTTCAAACCACAACGCTGGGATTGAGTACCTACCAGGCCCTGGGTTACCTTCACGCCCCTTTCTCATTCTGTGTCTCATGTATGACATCATGGCACTCCTGTGGTTCAAACTCTCCTTTCCCTTGCACTGTGAAGAAAATTCAGGTTTCTGACCAGGACTTTAAAAGGCCCTACCCGCGGCCCTTGCCTGTATCCTTGATCTCCCCTGCTCTGCTCgcatgcccctccctgccctcccaggcatctGTCAGTTTCCTTGCCCATCATGACCCCTGCACTTGGTTTTCTTGAGGCTTAGAATGTTCTTCCGGCATCCTTGCCTGGCCACCGTCTTCTTATGTTCTTAGAGCAGCTTTCTTTAATAAGGCTTGTCTGAAATGTCGTCCTTTGCCTCCAGCATGTGAGCTCACTGTGTTCACAGTTTTCTCCACCGTTTCCTTCTTTCGCTGTGGTCAGTCTTATTAGGTAAGCTTTTTTCTCCACTGTGTtgccaaaggcctgcaacagtgCTGCCCGGCTCAGAGTAGAACTTCCACCAACGTTTATTGAATCCATGGATGAATGAATAGTAATCAGTCTCCACccacaggaagggggaggggcttcctgaCAGAGGGGCCTGAGAAATGGCCCCAGAGAGGGTTTGGGAAGAGGATGGAACTTGGAGAGTGGAAGAAAGCATCCTGACCTGTTTTCCCTTGCTTTGCAGGCCAGAAGCGCCCAATGAGTTCTATGATGGAGACCATGACAATGACAAGGAAAGCGACGTGGAGATTTAAGAGCATCTTTGGATGCTGTGTCCTGAGGAATTCCTTTTCACTCTTGGTTTGATGGGAGGGAAAAGGCGTGACTCCCCTGGCCTTATGACTAGCCATCCCCAGAGCTTCTGTTAATTCTGGAGAAGGATTTGGAGACCACATCTGGTTCTAGAACCATCTACCcccttttcttctctgttctACAGCCTGACGATGGTACCTGTTAGGGATGCTGTAGGGACGGGAATGGCTGTCTCTGGAACACTGTGGGCAGTGGGTCCTAGAGGCCAGTCCCCAGCCCTCTGGTCTCTTATTTCTGCCCTGCTTCCCTCCAGCTCCGAGACTTCTACGGATAAAGGGGTAGATGGGACATAGGTTGCCTCCGAGTCCTCCTCTCCTGAGTTTTCCTACTCCAGGCCTTGCTTACAAGGCAAGTGAAGAGTAAGGGATTTTGGGGGACATTGGTCTCCTAACACCATAACCCCAGATTATCAGAACGATGGTTTTGAGTAGGGGGAGGATGTGAAAATGTCCTGTTCTAACTTTTGGCTTTATGTCCATTTTACCACTGTTTTTATCCAATAAACCAAGTTGGTATTTTTTCTATCCTTTGTCTTTCTGGAAATATTAATTCTTGCTACATGCCTGTAGGAAATGAGGTGATGATGAGTATAACAGCCATCAGAGTTAGCATTTACCCTGCACGCCGTGTTGGGCTTTGTCTATGTGTTCTACACTGGTTATCTTAGATTCAGCAAGTTGCTAGAGCCTTCTGCTAAGTTGGGCAAACCTGGGCAGATGACTAATTgaggggaagcagaggatgaCTTGAGATCTTTGAGCCTGTGTGTTGGAATGGTGGTGCTGGTTGGTGAGAATACGCTGAGATGAAACCCCTCAAGTACTCAGCACACTGGCTGACCTGAGCCCTTGTTCACTGTGTGAGGGACCATGCTGGGTCCTGTAGTCACCGCACGTGTGAACCCCTCTCTGGAGGCCTTTGCAGTCCAGTAAGACCTCTGGAAAATGTAGCAGATACAGGCAGTGGTACAAGAGTCATGAATGGGCCCCCTCCTGCCTTTGAGCCTGTCTCTAAACACTCCCCTTAGAAAGTGTAAGTAACTTTTCAACTGTTTTGACCAAATTGAGCTTGAAATGTGGTCGGGACAGCTCTGTGCAACTTTCTATCAGGCAATTAGAATTGTAGGGGCACAAGAGAGGAAACTAAATTTAGTTGCCAAGCAGGTTTGCAGAGCCCCTGGTTCATACCAGGCCTAGGCTAAGCACACGGAACTCCAGAATGGGTAGATCGCTGACTCGGTGCTCCAGAAATGTACCTCAAAATCTTTCATCAGCTGTAGTTAAGTAAATTCAGTCCATACTATGAGAGCCAGCTGGTGTCATGCACCCTTCACACAGGACAGGTGTAGCCAGTAGAGTCCTGAGTTTGccaaaggacagagttacagtggAAGAGCAAAGAACATACCTGGGAGAACCCCAT contains:
- the HDAC3 gene encoding histone deacetylase 3 isoform X2 — protein: MCRFHSEDYIDFLQRVSPTNMQGFTKSLNAFNVGDDCPVFPGLFEFCSRYTGASLQGATQLNNKICDIAINWAGGLHHAKKFEASGFCYVNDIVIGILELLKYHPRVLYIDIDIHHGDGVQEAFYLTDRVMTVSFHKYGNYFFPGTGDMYEVGAESGRYYCLNVPLRDGIDDQSYKHLFQPVINQVVDFYQPTCIVLQCGADSLGCDRLGCFNLSIRGHGECVEYVKSFNIPLLVLGGGGYTVRNVARCWTYETSLLVEEAISEELPYSEYFEYFAPDFTLHPDVSTRIENQNSRQYLDQIRQTIFENLKMLNHAPSVQIHDVPADLLTYDRTDEADAEERGPEENYSRPEAPNEFYDGDHDNDKESDVEI